TCCGGGTCGACACGGCCCGGCCGTGGGCGCGCGCCTTTGGCACCGGCTGCGTTCTGCGCAATTTGCGCGACCCGCAACAGGGGAACGCCATGCGGGTCGACATCGCCCTGCAGGGGCCGCGCAGCCGGGAGATCCTGCTGGCGCTGGGCTGTGACGAGTCGGCCGCCCGCCGCCTGAAGGCGCTCCCCTGGGCGGGGGTGATGCATGCGGTCTTCGGCGGTATCGACCTGATCGTCAGCCGCACCGGGTACACCGGCGAGCGAGTGGCCTACGAGCTGTTCGTGCACCCGGATCGCAGCCCGGATCTATGGCAGCAGCTGATCCAGGCCGGTACGCCGCTCGGGATGAAGCCGGTCGGGCTGGGGGCGCGCGATTCGCTGCGCACCGAAGCGGGCCTGCCGCTCTATGGCCATGAGATGGGGGGCGACCTAGACCTGGGCGTAGGACAGGCGGGGTTCGGCTCGTATGTCAAGCCCCACAAGCCGTGGTTCATCGGCCGCGCCGCCTTCCTGGCGCAGGAATCGCAGCGCTCGGGCGAGGTGGTTCGGTTCCGGTTTGATGAGAAGGGCGTGCGCATGGCGCATCTGCACGACCCCGTTGTCGATCGCAAGGGCAAGGTGGTCGGAGTGGTCACGTCCTGCGCCGTCGACGCCGACGGCTTCCTGACCGGACAGGCTTACCTCCAGCTCAAACACACAGCCGAGGGCGCACCCATTGGGATCTTCCAGAGCGCCTCCCGCGAGGCGGAGGTGGCTCCGGGGTCGCTGCGCCTGGGCCAGCGGGCGCCGGTGCCGAGCGCCGCCACCGTGTTGACGAGATTCCCGCGCTAACTGGCGCGGTCCCCAAGCATGCAGCGAGAAAGAAGAAGCCCCGCCGAGGCGGGGCTTTCTGCTATGGGAAGGCAGGCCGCCCTCCCGAACGGACACATGGGGCTAGATGTTGGTGACGATATTGCTGAACACGTTGCCGATGGCCGGTCCGAGCAGCGCCAGGATTACGATCACGACCACAGCGACCAGAACGAGGATAAGCGCATACTCAACAAGACCCTGGCCTTTCTCCTTCGGTGCGAACAACATTGCAATCACCACCTTTCTGTTTTGGGTTTGGCGTCTGAAGCGCCTGGTTTCCTTCTGCGCGGTTTCCATGTGCTCGTAGAATAGCACAGGTTGTTCGGCCTGGACCTTACGAGAGGCTCTCAGAAGCACAGGATATCTGTACCATGGGAGGTGAGATCTACACCGCGCGGGCTATAGGGCAAGGCGCGCGGCAGCCAGGACCTCGGCGTACTTGGGTTCATCGCCGAGGGCTTGCATGTAATCGGCGTAAACGAGCTTGTCATCCCGACCCACGACGAATACCGCCCGGCGCAAGATGCGGGATTCTTTGAGCAGGCAGCCGTACTTGGTACCGAAGTCCGCTTGGGCGTGATCGGACAACGTGGTCACTCGATCCATCCCGGCCGCGCCGCACCAGCGCCCCTGGGTGAACGGCAGGTCGGTGCTCAGGATGAAGGTATGCACGTCTGGCCCCAGCGCCGAGGCCTCCTGGTTGAACACGCGGGTCTCTCGGTCACAGACCGAGGTCTCGAGCGAGAGCACCGCCGCCAGGATGCGCACCTTCCCGGCGGTCTCCTTCAGGGGGCGGCTGCTCTTCCACTCCAGGGTCGTGGCCGCAAAGTCCGGCGCAATGTCGCCGGCCTTCAGGTCCGGGCCGACGACGGTCTGATCCTGACCCTCGAACTTGACGATCCCCTTTCGGTCGACGGTCATCTCCATGCCTCCACGGTAGTACTCCGGTCTTGCTGCAACGGCCTGGCCTGTGTCGGATCCGCCTCTCGGGCGCCATAGAACTGAGATTTGGGAGTTACAGACAGGTCCGGTTTGGGGGTTCTGGCAGTGGCACTACTTGATCAGGCTGAGCACGAAGGAGGCGACGATGATCAGGCCGAGGATCGTGAACAGCAGGCTCTGGGTCCGCACCCGGCGACGCCTCCGTCCGCCCTTGTTGGTCTTTGCTCTCTGGGCCATCGTCTCTCTCCGGCCGGATATTACCATGCGCCCAGTGGGGATGTCCAGGCCGAGTGGGCAGCGTGGCGACCTGAACCCCACTCTCTGCTCGGGTCCTTCTTCCAGTTCCTTGAAGGAAGGCACACCTGCCACGGGGACTGAGAGCCACGCCTGGGGACGGGTCTCCAGCGGTCGCCGGCCGGGCCTCGCTTGCCCGAAGAGAGCTTTGGCTGACCGAGCGCCTTGCGGCATGCGGCCCGCCAGGCAAAGGAGGAGATGGTTCAGCAGGCCAACCGATCCCGTCTCGACAGGGAGGACCGGTCGGACCGAACCCTTGACCCACTCTGTCAGCCCCGGTGAGAGGCTTTGAGGGGACCTGCGAGGCTCCGGCACGCCTTTGACAGGGCTTTCCAGGGTAGCCTACTGCCGACGCACCCCTGGTGAGGCGCCCTTGGGCGGTGCCGGGTCGGGGGAGAAGGAGGCAAGAATGCAGACCGAAAACCTGTCGAACACGGCGGCACCCCTGTACCGTCTACGCGCGGCCCGCTGGGCCGTTGGGATCGCTCTGGGCCTCGGGCTGGCCTTCGAGCTGATGCTCGACGGGCGTGCGCCTGGGATCTCGGTCCCGCTGTGGGTCGGGCTGTGCATTGCCGGGCTGCTGGCCGCAGCTCGCCTGGAAGGCGCCCGCCTCAGCCGGCAGGGCGCAGTCTGGCCGGCGCTGGTGCTGGCTCTGGCGCTGGTCTTCCCCCTGCGGCTAGAGCCACTGACGGTGGCGCTGAGCCTGCTGCTCGCCCTGTTCGCCCTGGCGATGTGGGTCGACACCTTGCTCCCAGGCGATTTGCTGCGCTTTGGCTGGCTGGACGCGCTGCGCAGCGCCCTGTTGACACCCTGCCTGATGCTCATCCGCCCGTGGGCGGTGATGAGTGACGCTTGGCACCGAAGTGTCCAAGAGGAGGGCTGGCGCAAACCGCTCTTCGCGACCGTGCGCGGCCTGCTGCTCGCCATCCCAATCCTGGCTGTGTTTATCGCATTGCTGGCGTCGGCCGATGCCGTGTTCTCCGACTATGTGCAGGAGGTGCTGGTCTGGCTCGA
The Anaerolineales bacterium DNA segment above includes these coding regions:
- the tpx gene encoding thiol peroxidase, which produces MTVDRKGIVKFEGQDQTVVGPDLKAGDIAPDFAATTLEWKSSRPLKETAGKVRILAAVLSLETSVCDRETRVFNQEASALGPDVHTFILSTDLPFTQGRWCGAAGMDRVTTLSDHAQADFGTKYGCLLKESRILRRAVFVVGRDDKLVYADYMQALGDEPKYAEVLAAARLAL
- a CDS encoding Flp family type IVb pilin yields the protein MLFAPKEKGQGLVEYALILVLVAVVVIVILALLGPAIGNVFSNIVTNI